Part of the Synechococcus sp. HK01-R genome is shown below.
TGCCCTCCGATCGCTGCCATGAGGCCTTTGGGATCGTGCAGCTGGAAGCGATGGCCGCCGGCATTCCGGCCCTCGCTTTTCAGTTGCCCCGGTCCGGCATGGGCTGGGTGGGCCAGTTGCCCGATCTGGATTGGCCCCAGACCCCAGAGGCGTTGCCGGCTGTGCTGCAGCGCCTGGCGGCGTCGCCTGGCTTGCGCGCACGCCTGAGTGTGCAGGCCCGGGAGCGTTATCAGCGCCTGTTTGCGCGCTGCATCTGGGAGCCCCAGCTGCAGCGCTTGTATCCTGCTGCCGATGCAACAGGTTGAACCGCCAGAGGCTGCAGCGTCCAACACCCGGCCCGTGGTGTTGCGCTTGGAGAACGTGCGTCTCGACATTCCGGTGTTTACCAATGAGACCCGCAGCCTCAAATCAGCCCTGATTCGCTCGGTCACCGGTGGCAAGTTGCGCCGCAGCCGCGGCGGCGCCGTGGTCACGGCCCTGCAGGAGGTGACCTGCACGATCCACGAAGGGGAGCGGATCGCCCTGATTGGCCACAACGGCGCTGGCAAATCCACGTTCCTGCGCATGATCTCCGGCATCTATCGCCACACCGCCGGCCTTTTTGAGGCGCGGGTGCCGGTGTTTCCGATGATTCACAAGAGTTTCATCACCAGCCCGGAGCTCAGTGGCCTGCAGGCGATCAAGGCCCACTATTTGATGGTGAATGGCAATCTGCGTGGTTTTACGCCCTTCTGCGACGACGTGGTGGAGTTCTCCGGCCTCGGTGATTTTGTGCGCCTCCCCGTGAAGACCTACAGCCAGGGCATGGGGGCGCGCCTGCTGTTTGCCTTGCTCACCGCTTGCAGCCACGATTGTTTGGCGATGGATGAGGGCTTCGGCACGGGCGACAGCAGCTTCTATGAGCGTGCCCAGCAACGCTTGCATGAGTTTCTGGCCACCACCGGCACCCTGTTGCTCGCCTCCCATTCCGATGCTCTGTTGCAGACCTTCTGCAGTCGAGGTCTGGTGTTTGAGGAGGGCCGGATCGTGTTTGACGGGCCCCTCAACCAGGCGCTTGCCCACTACCACCAGCTCTGATGACTCTGTCGCGTTCCCACTCCAGCGTGATGGCCACCCTGAGGGAAGCCTGGCGTTTGCGCCGCGTCTGGTGGTTTACCGCAACAGCTCGCACCCAGGCTCGCTTTGTGCGCACCTTCCTCGGCAGCTTCTGGCTCGGGCTCTCCAATCTGTTTTCGATCGCCGTGCTCGCCTCGGTGTATCGCTATGTGTTCAAGGTGCAGGATTTCAACGCCTATGTGGTGCTACTTGGTCTTGGTTTGGTGATCTGGAACAGCATCAGTGCGGCGGTCACGGAAGCGCCGAATCTGTTTGAGCACAATCAAAACCATGTGCACAACACCAATCTTCATCCTGTGTTTTACACGCTGGAGGAGTGGGCCTTTCAGTTGCAGACGTTTGTGCAGTCGTTTTTGATGGTGGTGATCGCCCTCAGCTACTTCCAGCATGATCTGCTGCTGAATCTGCTGTTGAGCGGCTGGCTGCCCTTGTTGAACCTCTTTTTGTTTCTCTATTGGTTCCCCTTGCTGGTGTGTTTGCTCGGGGCCCGTTTCCGTGATCTGTATCAGCTGGTGCCGATTGCGATGCAGTTGGTGTTTCTGCTGTCGCCGATTCTGTATCGCAAGGAAAGTCTTGGCCCTGGGGTTTGGATCGCTAATTTCAATCCTTTTTATCGGGTGCTCAGCCCGATCCGCCACACCCTGATGACTGGGGAACTGCAGTGGGGCGTGGGCCTGGTGCTGCTGGCGGTGAATGGTCTCGGCCTCTGGCTGTCGGTGCGACGTCTCAACCAGGAGCGCGCCAACATTCCCTTCCTGATCTGATGGCAGGCGGCGTGCCCTGTCTCATCAACCTGCTCTCCTGGCTGCCTGGCCATTCCGGTTTCGGCAGCTACGTGCAGCGAGTCGTGCCCGGCCTTGAGGGTTTGCGCTTGCAGCTCAGTGCTGCTGGTGAGGCTGTGTTGGTTCCTTCGGAGCACTGGTCGCCGGAGCCACCGCCATGGGCGCCTTCCCATCGCCTGCGTTGGCTACAGCGCTACAGCCTTGTGCAGCATGGGTTGGATTTGAAGAGCCTTTGGCAGCAGCAGGGCTTGGCCATGCCTGATGGGGCCACGCCTGAGCCGGAACTGATCTATTCGCCCTTTTTCGATGCCATGCTCTGCTGGCCTGAGGTGCCCCAGCTGATCACCTGCCACGACCTCACACCGCTGGTGGCCTCCAACAGCCGCAAGGCCTGGTTGCGCTACCGCTTCTGGCAGCCCCGCCATTGCCGCACCGCTACCCGGATCATCGCCATCAGCCGCTATGTGGCCGATCAGCTCGTGGCCTTCGGGGTGCCGGCGGCCAAGCTCTGTGTGATTCCGAATGGCATTCAGCTACAGCGCCCGCCGATCCCAGCCCCCGCCAGCGACGACCTGCTGGCTCTGGCGCGGCACGATGTGAACAAGAATCTTCCCGCCCTGTTCCGCGGCGTCGCCCAGCTGCAGCGCCGCTGGCCCCAGTGGCAGGGGCGGCTGCGCATCATCGGTCGGGGCGGCCGCCAGACTCCACTGGTGCGGCGATTGCAGCGCCAGTTGCCTCGGCCCGAGCAGGTGGAGCTGCTGGAGGCCCTGCCGCAGGAGCAGTTGGTGGCCTGCCTGCGCTCCAGCCTGGCGCTGATCTCCGCCAGCAGCGAAGAAGGCTTCGATTACCCGGTGCTGGAAGCGAAGGCGGAGGGCCTGCCCACCCTGATCAGCGACATCCCCGTGCACCGAGAGTTCCACGCGGGCTCCTCCCTGTTCTTCCCCACCGATGACGAGGGCGTGGGCTTCGCCGACCAGGTGCAAGAGCTGCGGACCGATGGCGCCCTCTGGAGCCATCTCTCAAGAGCTGGGCTCGACCTCGCTCGTTCGCTCTCTGTTGAGGCCCAGATTGCCCAGATCCGAGATCAGCTCATGGCTCTTGGCGCAACCTGAAGACGCCTGGGGGTGTGGCTCCGTGGGGGTGGTCCCGATTCGGCTTGTATGAGTTCGCAAATGGTGGTGTCGAAGCTCTGGTCGATCAACTGCTGGTAGCGGCGATAGCGGAGAATCCTGTCGCTGCGCATGCGAATGAGGTGTCGGCGTGAGGCTTGTTCGTCGAGAGCTGCCTGCTGCTGTTCTTGCTTGAGGGTCACCAGACGCATGGCACTGGCCCAGTCACTGGTTTGCAGGGTGGAGCAGAGAAGCACGTGTTGCTCGAAATCATGCAAGGCCTGGATTTCCTGGTGCGACGCTGATGGGCTGGCAATGGCGGTGAGGCCGAGGCAAGCCGCATCCAGCACGGGAATGCCGAAACCTTCCACGAGCGAAGGGCTCACCAGCGCCAATGCGTTGAGATATAGATGCCGTTTGGTGGCTTCATCCACGTAGCCAGTCAGCAGGATGCTGTTGTGACCGCTCACGAGGCGACTCACTGAAGCGCTGTAAGCATCGTGCTTGAGCATGCCGGTGATGCAGAAGCGAATGCCATGCCGCTCGATGCCAGATTCCACATAGGCCCTCAGCGCGAAGAGCAGGTTCTTGCGCGGTTCCACCGATGAATTGAATAGGAGATAGCCACCGGGTTTTAAAGTCTGTAGCTGTCCTTTGCCCTCTGCGTTGATCTTCAGCGACGGCATTTGCGCTTCCCAGTCGAGCGCATCGCCTGGAAATTGAAGGGAGGGTGACTGGATCAGTACCCTGCTGTGGTGTTCGGCTCCCTCCATGGCCGTTGGCAAGATGGAAGTATTAAATTTGCGCTGTGTGGCGCTGGAGACAAACAGCCGTCCTGCAGAGGCGCAACTGCGCAGGCGTCGGGCGAACCCAGCCACATGGTCACTGGTTTGCACGTACTCGAGTGGGATCAGGTCGTGCACTGTCTGGATGAAGATCTTTGATGTCGTGGGCCTGATGTGGAGCGGACAGGTGGTGATCAGTCCGTCGAATCCCTGCAAGTCGATTTCCAGGACTTCACCCGGTTTCTGATTAGCCAGGCGAAAGCTGTTCACGAAAATGTCATCGGCGCAGATCAACCCGTCCACATTCAGAAGATAGTCGAGCCGCTCGGTTTGCAGGTAGGGGTTGTCGAACAGCTCGCGAATGGGCAAGCATTTGAGAGATCGACCGGGATAGCGGCGCTGAGGGAAGAGGGTATTGAGTTTGGCTCGGGCTCTCAGGACAGGTGACACCCATTGCTTCACGATGGGCAAAGCCCGGAGGAGCCTCTGCCGCAGGCTCATCTGCGACAGGTAGTGTTGACCGGTATTCAAGCCTTCGAGCACCCTGGCGTAGAACACAGTGTCTGCCGTGGTTTTGGGAATGCGCCGCGACCGCAGATCGTTCATCGGCGGATCAAATTGGGTGAGGAGCCACACCTCGGCTCCGGCCCGTTTCAGGGCGCGGAGCACGCCTTTGCTGTACACGGCAATGCCGCGGTGCTCGCTCTGCTCGAGATCAATCGCTGTGACGACCAGTCGAAGACCATGCAGGGACTGGGATGAGGGGGTGGCTGGAGTGGTGCTCATCGCGACAGCGTCTCGTTGCTTTGCTTGAGGCGAAGCCGTTCTTCACGAAGATCCATCAGTACCAGGTCTCGAACCCGCAATTCCTCCTCCAAATCGCGTAGTCGGTCGACTTCGGCACGAAGGGGCTCCAGTTCATGCACCCTGGCCAGGAGTTCGGGAAGTTGATGGATCACGATCTCGCGCAGTTGATGCGACTCCCATTGCTGTTGTTGCAGGAAGAGTTGAAGCTGGGCCGGTGTGGCTTGGTTGAGAAATGACCGCACTCGGGCCCTGAGGCGGGTGAGGTCTTCGCTGTTCCCCCCCTGCCCTTCCTGGGTACTCCGGGTGCTCTCCGACTCATGAATGGCACACGACCTTCCACTCAGCCACACCTGTTTGCCGAGGGTCTGCTGCACATCAAGACAAAGTTCTACATCCTCCCCGCACACCTTGTAATTCTCATTCAGTCGGATCGTCCCGAAGTCATCCCGACGGATCCACTGCAGTGCACCGGTGACGGCTGCTACCGGCCCTGTGGGCGTGACCTCCGGGCGATCGGCGGGAATCAAGCGATCGAGCAGGTGATAAGCAGAGCCCCTCGAGTCGAAATTGATGCCTGCATGCGTCAGCCGCCCTTGCTGATCGCGCAGAACAGCTCCCACCAATCCGACTGTTCCGTTCTGATTGAGAACTGTGAGGGCTGCATCGACGCAGTCGTGATCAAGAATCAGATCGTCATTGGCCAGCATCAGCACGTCGCCACCGGCGCGCTCGGCCAGTCCATTCATGTTGCCGGCGAAGTGATACGGAACTCGTTGTGCGATGTGAAAGTCGAAGCGACTGCTGTTGCGGATCTGCGCTTCCTCGGCGTCACTTCCGTTCCATGAGCAGAGAATCTCAACGTCCAGCGGCGACAGGCTGCAGGCACGGTCCAAGCTGCTGCAGAGGCGGTTCAGCAGCGAGGCTGTCCTTGAAACCACCAGGATTGAAAGCCGCATTGATCTCCCAAGCCCTTCGACTCAGGGTATCAAGGTCCCAGATAGCGCGATTGCAGCAGGGTTTCGAGGTCGTTGCGGAGTGCCACGTCGGCGTCGTTCAGAAAAGGACCCAGCTCTGTGAGGGGGATCGGGACTCGTGGATAAGGCCTGAGATTGAACAGCACCTGTTTTTTCAGGAGAGGACAGCCGGCATGCAGCAACGCCTGCCAGGCATAGAGGCTCAGATTCACACCCCGAGGTTCGCGCACCTCAAACCGTTCGAGCTGCTGATCCAGCTCCTCCCCAGCCACCAACATGGCAATCAGCCCATGGCGAGCACGCAGCGCTACTCCGGCTTTCAGCAGCGCCTGGCTCAGGCCGATCTCTCCTTGGTTGATGAGATCGTCTTTGTGGCCATCGAGTGCCAGCTGCGGCCAGAAGCTTCGCCAGGCCTTGCTCCGTAGCAGGCAGCCATTGGCGAGCAGCCAATACGACTGCAGGTGGTACGCATCTCGCTCGATCGAATCGGTCATGCCCAGCAGGCGGGGCTGGTCGTTCGGGTTGTCGGTGGCCATCGCCTCGAGGCAGGCCGCCAACCGCTTGCCGCCGCCAACCGGCAAGGTGCTGTCGTTGGCCAACAGGCAATGGCTGAGCCCGCGTAAGAGCTGAGGTCGTTCCTGCAGCAGGCAGCAGAAATCTCGATAGGCCCCCAGGCACAGCCCCAGGTTCCGCCGTCGACTGATCAGAGCATCGCCTTGCTGCAGCGCCGCTTCGGCATCGGCATTCAGGCCTGAACTCGACACCACCACTGTCCAGCCTGCGCGCTGCATCGCCTGCAGTGCCAGGAGCCAGCTGCCCGGCAGGGCGCCACGGCGGTCGTAGTGGTGCCAGAACACCAGCCGCTGCGGCTGGCGCCGTTCGAGCCCCTGCAGGAGCTGGTCGGCATCCTCCAGTCGGCCACGGTGGTTCCAGCGAGCGTTGAGGCGTTGCTCCTGGCGTTGTTGTTGCCAGAGCTCCGCCCGGCGCCAGGCCTCAGTGCCTTGCAGCACCGCAAGCAGGGATGGATCGCCCTGATGCTGTTCTGGCAGAGCGAGAGCACGCCAGAGAGCGAGTTTTCCCTGTTGACTGGGCAGCGGCAATCTCAGGCGTTGGGCCTGACGCAGGCTGCGCTGCAACCGCGGTCGGCTGCGGCCCAGGTCGCGCAGGGAGCGATAGGCCAGCAGCGCTTGGCCGGCATCGCCCCTGCACAACTGACGGCTGAAGGCCCGTAAGGCAAGGGCCTGAGCGAGGCGGTGGTGCATCAGCAGCAACCAGACGGGCAGGGCTGAACCCTCGCAGTATCACTCCACCCGGGCTCAGTAGGCTGGCCAGCACTGACCTCGGCCGCCTCCATGCTCAAGCTCCTGCTGGGTGACCCCAATGCCCGCAAGCTGAAGCGCTACCAGCCGATCGTCTCCGACATCAACCTGCTGGAGGAGGAGATCGCTCCCCTCAGCGACGACGAGCTGCGCCGCCGCACCGCTGACTTCCGCCAGCGCCTCGAGAACGCCGGCAGCCTCGACAACCAGCGCCCTCTGCTTGATGAGCTGCTGCCGGAAGCGTTTGCCGTGGTGCGTGAAGCCGGCAAGCGCGTGCTCGGCATGCGTCACTTCGATGTGCAGCTGATCGGCGGCATGGTGCTGCACGAGGGCCAGATCGCCGAGATGAAAACCGGCGAGGGCAAGACCCTCGTGGCCACCCTGCCCAGCTTCCTCAATGCGCTCACGGGCCGGGGCGTGCACGTGGTCACGGTGAACGATTACCTCGCCCGCCGCGATGCCGAGTGGATGGGCCAGGTGCATCGCTTCCTGGGCTTGAGCGTGGGTCTGATCCAGCAGGACATGACCCCCACCGAGCGGCGTCGCAACTACGGCTGCGACATCACCTACGCCACCAACTCGGAGCTGGGATTCGATTACCTGCGCGACAACATGGCCACCGACATCAGTGAGGTGGTGCAGCGCGAGTTCCAGTACTGCGTGATCGACGAGGTGGATTCGATCCTGATCGATGAGGCCCGCACCCCCT
Proteins encoded:
- a CDS encoding ABC transporter ATP-binding protein, which translates into the protein MQQVEPPEAAASNTRPVVLRLENVRLDIPVFTNETRSLKSALIRSVTGGKLRRSRGGAVVTALQEVTCTIHEGERIALIGHNGAGKSTFLRMISGIYRHTAGLFEARVPVFPMIHKSFITSPELSGLQAIKAHYLMVNGNLRGFTPFCDDVVEFSGLGDFVRLPVKTYSQGMGARLLFALLTACSHDCLAMDEGFGTGDSSFYERAQQRLHEFLATTGTLLLASHSDALLQTFCSRGLVFEEGRIVFDGPLNQALAHYHQL
- a CDS encoding glycosyltransferase, with translation MAGGVPCLINLLSWLPGHSGFGSYVQRVVPGLEGLRLQLSAAGEAVLVPSEHWSPEPPPWAPSHRLRWLQRYSLVQHGLDLKSLWQQQGLAMPDGATPEPELIYSPFFDAMLCWPEVPQLITCHDLTPLVASNSRKAWLRYRFWQPRHCRTATRIIAISRYVADQLVAFGVPAAKLCVIPNGIQLQRPPIPAPASDDLLALARHDVNKNLPALFRGVAQLQRRWPQWQGRLRIIGRGGRQTPLVRRLQRQLPRPEQVELLEALPQEQLVACLRSSLALISASSEEGFDYPVLEAKAEGLPTLISDIPVHREFHAGSSLFFPTDDEGVGFADQVQELRTDGALWSHLSRAGLDLARSLSVEAQIAQIRDQLMALGAT
- a CDS encoding ABC transporter permease — encoded protein: MTLSRSHSSVMATLREAWRLRRVWWFTATARTQARFVRTFLGSFWLGLSNLFSIAVLASVYRYVFKVQDFNAYVVLLGLGLVIWNSISAAVTEAPNLFEHNQNHVHNTNLHPVFYTLEEWAFQLQTFVQSFLMVVIALSYFQHDLLLNLLLSGWLPLLNLFLFLYWFPLLVCLLGARFRDLYQLVPIAMQLVFLLSPILYRKESLGPGVWIANFNPFYRVLSPIRHTLMTGELQWGVGLVLLAVNGLGLWLSVRRLNQERANIPFLI
- a CDS encoding glycosyltransferase, with product MVSRTASLLNRLCSSLDRACSLSPLDVEILCSWNGSDAEEAQIRNSSRFDFHIAQRVPYHFAGNMNGLAERAGGDVLMLANDDLILDHDCVDAALTVLNQNGTVGLVGAVLRDQQGRLTHAGINFDSRGSAYHLLDRLIPADRPEVTPTGPVAAVTGALQWIRRDDFGTIRLNENYKVCGEDVELCLDVQQTLGKQVWLSGRSCAIHESESTRSTQEGQGGNSEDLTRLRARVRSFLNQATPAQLQLFLQQQQWESHQLREIVIHQLPELLARVHELEPLRAEVDRLRDLEEELRVRDLVLMDLREERLRLKQSNETLSR
- a CDS encoding glycosyltransferase is translated as MSTTPATPSSQSLHGLRLVVTAIDLEQSEHRGIAVYSKGVLRALKRAGAEVWLLTQFDPPMNDLRSRRIPKTTADTVFYARVLEGLNTGQHYLSQMSLRQRLLRALPIVKQWVSPVLRARAKLNTLFPQRRYPGRSLKCLPIRELFDNPYLQTERLDYLLNVDGLICADDIFVNSFRLANQKPGEVLEIDLQGFDGLITTCPLHIRPTTSKIFIQTVHDLIPLEYVQTSDHVAGFARRLRSCASAGRLFVSSATQRKFNTSILPTAMEGAEHHSRVLIQSPSLQFPGDALDWEAQMPSLKINAEGKGQLQTLKPGGYLLFNSSVEPRKNLLFALRAYVESGIERHGIRFCITGMLKHDAYSASVSRLVSGHNSILLTGYVDEATKRHLYLNALALVSPSLVEGFGIPVLDAACLGLTAIASPSASHQEIQALHDFEQHVLLCSTLQTSDWASAMRLVTLKQEQQQAALDEQASRRHLIRMRSDRILRYRRYQQLIDQSFDTTICELIQAESGPPPRSHTPRRLQVAPRAMS